One stretch of Anaerolineae bacterium DNA includes these proteins:
- a CDS encoding sugar ABC transporter permease codes for MATAASSNEELQRELRLGKQRRRRQEALLALLFVAPATIITLMFRIWPVVFGFFVSLHQWRARTHNFLGLDQYVRAMGNGAYVLAFLLSALLAYGAYRTLRSARQQMAEGQGDFYPFLLPGFTLAVGVIALSLGFAAGINEMILAGLGLLVLGGGLQRWFSRRFQKPYSEAHYGLKAWQFSLLSLLALGLFAFTISEILLDSALAFDLISVLAPQLYLPSLGSQMLAAAILGVALSGVLIVRWARPRLPDDYTGDWMRGVLRWMTVVLVLIAIGALIFLIAAFQYDQAAASAVRDLERGDVEAAGRELTGLDRDAFRTQYGTPKGVDLANDLIAWPQVVSVSLGFFIMFVAYRLWQEAAEQHVTPGTGRLLVLAILLAVAGWLLIGELPQAMAVGDPQFFQSLLITTTYALGTVPIQLSLGLFLAYLLFYEVRLGKSLYRMIYFMPYVAPTVATATVFGIIFSSRPYSLANRALGLLGIDPLSWLLESKGIFQIIAERITPGVVLPDFLVGPSLALISIILYNIWVFSGYNAVIFLAGLGAIPADLYEAAKVDGAGRWQAFRRITFPLLSPTTFFLTILSITGTFRAFTHIYVMRQAAARGTADTTSVYIFVQFWQFNQWGYASAMAFVLFGIILILTLVQNEVSKGRVFYG; via the coding sequence ATGGCAACTGCGGCATCATCCAACGAGGAGTTGCAGCGGGAACTGCGGCTGGGCAAGCAACGACGTCGGCGACAGGAGGCGTTGCTGGCCCTTTTGTTTGTCGCGCCAGCCACCATCATCACCCTGATGTTTCGCATCTGGCCGGTCGTTTTTGGCTTTTTCGTCAGCCTGCATCAATGGCGGGCGCGCACGCATAACTTCCTGGGTCTGGATCAGTATGTGCGGGCGATGGGCAACGGGGCCTATGTACTGGCCTTTCTGCTGAGCGCGTTGCTGGCCTACGGGGCCTACCGCACGCTGCGGAGCGCCCGGCAACAAATGGCAGAAGGCCAGGGCGATTTCTACCCGTTCCTGCTGCCGGGTTTCACGCTAGCTGTGGGGGTGATCGCGCTTTCGCTAGGCTTTGCCGCCGGAATCAACGAAATGATCCTGGCTGGTCTGGGCCTGCTGGTCCTCGGCGGGGGGTTACAGCGCTGGTTTTCCCGCCGCTTCCAGAAGCCGTATTCCGAGGCGCATTACGGCCTCAAAGCCTGGCAATTCAGCCTGCTGAGCCTGCTGGCGCTGGGATTGTTCGCCTTCACCATCAGTGAGATTCTGCTGGATTCAGCCCTGGCCTTTGACCTGATCAGTGTGCTGGCTCCGCAGCTGTACCTGCCCTCGCTTGGCTCGCAGATGCTCGCCGCAGCGATTCTGGGCGTCGCCCTAAGCGGCGTGCTGATTGTGCGCTGGGCGCGGCCCCGCCTGCCTGACGACTACACAGGCGACTGGATGCGCGGCGTCCTGCGCTGGATGACAGTCGTGCTGGTGCTGATCGCCATTGGCGCGCTGATCTTCCTGATCGCGGCTTTTCAGTATGATCAGGCAGCGGCCAGCGCCGTGCGCGACCTGGAGCGTGGCGATGTTGAAGCGGCAGGCCGCGAGTTGACCGGCCTGGACCGCGACGCCTTCCGCACCCAGTACGGCACACCCAAAGGCGTTGACCTGGCCAACGATCTGATCGCGTGGCCGCAGGTGGTATCTGTCTCGCTTGGCTTTTTCATCATGTTTGTGGCTTACCGCCTGTGGCAGGAGGCCGCCGAGCAACATGTGACGCCTGGCACAGGGCGGTTGCTCGTGCTGGCAATCCTGCTGGCGGTCGCTGGCTGGCTGCTGATCGGGGAGCTGCCGCAGGCGATGGCTGTCGGCGATCCGCAGTTCTTCCAGTCGCTGCTGATCACCACCACCTATGCGCTGGGTACGGTACCCATCCAGCTTTCGCTGGGGCTGTTCCTGGCCTATCTCCTGTTCTACGAAGTGCGGCTGGGCAAATCGCTGTACCGGATGATCTACTTCATGCCCTATGTCGCGCCGACAGTGGCCACGGCGACTGTCTTCGGCATCATTTTCTCGTCGCGCCCCTATAGCCTGGCCAACCGCGCCTTGGGCCTGCTGGGCATCGATCCGCTGTCCTGGCTGCTGGAATCCAAAGGCATCTTCCAGATCATCGCCGAACGGATCACCCCCGGCGTGGTGCTGCCGGATTTTCTGGTGGGGCCAAGCCTGGCGCTGATCTCGATCATCCTGTACAACATCTGGGTCTTTTCCGGCTACAACGCCGTGATCTTCCTGGCCGGGCTGGGGGCGATCCCCGCCGATCTGTACGAAGCGGCCAAAGTGGACGGGGCCGGGCGCTGGCAGGCCTTCCGCCGGATCACCTTCCCCCTGCTTTCCCCGACGACCTTCTTCCTGACCATCCTCAGCATCACCGGCACCTTCCGGGCCTTCACCCACATCTACGTGATGCGGCAGGCGGCGGCGCGGGGTACGGCGGATACCACCAGCGTATACATCTTCGTGCAGTTCTGGCAGTTCAACCAGTGGGGCTACGCCTCGGCGATGGCGTTTGTCCTGTTCGGGATCATCCTGATTCTGACCCTGGTGCAGAATGAGGTCTCCAAGGGGCGGGTGTTCTATGGCTGA
- a CDS encoding carbohydrate ABC transporter permease, which yields MADQAQSSPAAAGTVSTPLRGPRIYVDFVQILAYALLTIGALASIVPFLWMISVSLMSLGETQSGKVISDQAIFELFSYEDGELDTRLSEGIPSFVKATDSISRSDLEMTGREYAQARDSYWLLDENRVLRGGVVNYITAWERANFGRYFFNSVMMTFLTVVGQTLFSILAAYAFARMEFPGRDLLFGLFLTTLFIPSTIQLIPNYLTVVSLNEMFNNFYASIGLTDIARTLGLRWIDGWFGLTVPWLASTFGIFLLRQFFRQIPDELYDAARIDGAGHTRFLFQVVVPISRAAIVTIVLFTFLESWNALDWPILVTQAAEWRPISYGLYAFQQDVNVELNLMMAGAVISLLPVLIVYFFTQKQFTEGIATTGLKG from the coding sequence ATGGCTGATCAGGCGCAATCTTCCCCTGCCGCCGCTGGCACAGTTTCGACGCCGCTGCGAGGCCCGCGTATCTACGTGGATTTCGTCCAGATTCTGGCCTATGCCCTGCTGACCATCGGGGCGCTGGCCTCGATCGTGCCCTTTCTGTGGATGATCAGTGTGTCCCTGATGTCGCTGGGGGAAACGCAATCCGGCAAGGTGATCAGCGATCAGGCGATCTTCGAGTTGTTCAGCTACGAAGATGGCGAACTGGACACCCGGCTCAGCGAAGGCATCCCCAGTTTTGTGAAGGCAACCGACTCGATCAGCCGGAGCGACCTGGAGATGACCGGGCGCGAATATGCGCAGGCCCGCGATTCCTACTGGCTGCTGGACGAGAACCGGGTTCTGCGCGGCGGCGTGGTCAACTACATCACTGCCTGGGAACGGGCTAATTTTGGCCGCTATTTCTTCAACAGCGTGATGATGACCTTCCTGACTGTAGTCGGGCAAACGCTGTTCTCCATCCTGGCCGCCTATGCCTTCGCCCGGATGGAATTTCCGGGGCGCGACCTGCTTTTCGGCCTGTTTCTGACCACGCTGTTCATCCCGTCGACCATCCAGTTGATCCCCAACTACCTGACGGTCGTCAGCCTGAACGAGATGTTCAACAACTTCTACGCCAGCATCGGTCTGACCGACATTGCCAGGACTCTGGGCCTGCGCTGGATCGACGGCTGGTTTGGTCTGACGGTGCCCTGGCTGGCCAGCACGTTCGGCATCTTCCTGCTGCGCCAGTTCTTCCGCCAGATTCCGGACGAGCTGTATGACGCGGCACGCATCGATGGCGCAGGGCACACCCGCTTCCTGTTCCAGGTGGTTGTGCCGATCTCCCGCGCCGCCATTGTTACAATCGTGCTGTTCACCTTCCTCGAATCGTGGAACGCGCTGGACTGGCCGATTCTGGTAACCCAGGCGGCGGAATGGCGCCCGATTTCCTATGGTCTCTACGCCTTCCAGCAAGATGTCAATGTCGAGCTGAACCTGATGATGGCCGGCGCGGTGATCTCCCTGCTGCCTGTCCTGATCGTCTACTTCTTCACCCAGAAACAGTTCACCGAGGGCATCGCGACAACCGGCCTGAAGGGCTAG
- a CDS encoding inositol monophosphatase: MTTSVIGVAIEAARQGAEAAQAVRDRPREITSKGFRDDVTDADYAAQQAILTVIRAAFPTQPIVSEENPSGVAVRAWQPPDDIWWLVDPLDGTTNFSRGIPHYCVSVAVLHGPTLIGGAICDPNRNHLFYAERGQGAYLNDRRLHVSERADLAEAVLEVALARQQDDRRRGLAVFNRLALLSRTVRSMGAAALSLAHVAAGWLDGYVHLTLRPWDSAAGGLMIQEAGGRLSLPDGSEWAGRFAPVVAANAALHPAILTEVQQTLAALD; this comes from the coding sequence ATGACCACATCCGTGATCGGGGTTGCCATCGAGGCTGCACGGCAGGGAGCGGAGGCTGCGCAGGCCGTACGCGACAGGCCACGCGAGATCACCAGCAAGGGCTTCCGCGACGATGTCACTGATGCTGACTACGCCGCCCAGCAGGCCATCCTCACTGTGATCCGGGCCGCCTTCCCCACCCAGCCGATCGTCAGTGAGGAGAATCCCTCTGGCGTGGCGGTTCGGGCCTGGCAGCCGCCGGATGACATCTGGTGGCTGGTTGACCCGCTGGACGGTACGACGAACTTCAGCCGTGGCATCCCGCACTACTGTGTCTCGGTGGCTGTGCTGCACGGGCCGACGCTGATCGGTGGGGCGATCTGCGACCCCAACCGCAACCACCTGTTTTACGCGGAGCGCGGCCAGGGCGCCTACCTGAATGACCGGCGGTTGCATGTCTCCGAACGTGCCGACCTGGCGGAGGCCGTGCTGGAAGTGGCGCTGGCCCGCCAGCAGGATGACCGCCGCCGGGGACTGGCCGTTTTCAACCGTCTGGCGCTGCTCAGCAGGACAGTGCGCTCGATGGGGGCGGCGGCGCTCTCGCTGGCCCATGTCGCGGCGGGCTGGCTGGACGGCTATGTGCACCTGACGCTCAGGCCATGGGACAGCGCCGCTGGAGGGCTGATGATCCAGGAAGCAGGCGGGCGGCTCTCCCTGCCCGATGGTAGCGAATGGGCTGGGCGCTTCGCCCCCGTAGTAGCCGCCAACGCTGCCCTGCACCCGGCAATCCTGACTGAGGTACAGCAGACCCTGGCTGCGCTGGATTAG